The Drosophila bipectinata strain 14024-0381.07 chromosome 3L, DbipHiC1v2, whole genome shotgun sequence region CCTACTGACGAGCCTTCTGAAGAACCCACTGGAAATCCTACTGAAAAACCTACTGAAGAACCCACTGAAGAACCCACTGGAGAACCTTCTGAAAAACCTACTGAGGAACCCACTGCAGAACCAACCGGAGAGCCCAGTAGCGAACCCACGGGAAAGCCCTCAGAAGACACCACAGAATCACCAACTGAGGAACCAACCAAACAACCAGATGTGGATACTACAGAAGAAGCTAAAGGATCGTCCACCATTGAACCAACTGGATCAGATCTAACCACCGTACCCTACCCTGGCGTGGATGTGAATGCCTCTTGCAAGGCGCACTCGGGTGTAGATTACCTGCCCTATCCGTACGACTGTCATTTGTACATCCACTGCGATGGCGACGTGGGTTATGTTAAAGACTGTCCCGATAGTCTTTACTGGAACACTATCCAACAAGCCTGCTCCACCACCTGcgcttaaaaaataaagaacatcAAATAGCATGCACTTATAAAAAGTAATCAGAGCTGTGTGATTTTCCCTAGGAGCTCGTTCCAAGTGATCTTGGTTTGGGGGCCACGACAATGACATTCATTCATAACTTTGCAAATTCCGAATATCACAAGAAAATAATTTGGGAGTGGCCCTACTAGAAGTCAACTTCCAGGAACCCAACTTCCAAGAGATCACACCTCAATTAAGTTGACATGATAGGGCTGTGTTTTGACATGATCACCATAATTGATGGCGATAAGAAAAGTTGGTGCAGGAAAGGTGGATGATGTATATAAGGGCGACCAATTTTTGGCAATAGTGCGGAGTACACTTCGATCAACACGAGTGGAATACAAGTGAACATAAGATGAAAGGTGAGTATGGCCAGGATCAGGACAAGGATATGAGTAACGGAACCGATTTTTATCCAACCACCAGTTACTCTGCTAGCTGTGGTGGCACTCACTGCAGTGACCCTCGCCATTGTGGATGCCGTCGATCCTGAGTGCCTTTACCGGAAGATACGCAACCTATCGCCTCATTGGCCGAACCCATCCAGCTGCTCCAGCTTCTACCGCTGCTCCTCGAAAAACGTAGTTCGTCGGGTCAACTGCCCGGCGGGTAAGGAATACAATCCCAAGACCGGAAAGTGCGCCAATGCCGGACGTGGTCTCTGCAACCTGAGCCTGGTGGCTCCTCTGGCCGAGGTAGGCGAACTATTCATATTCCTAACTATTCCTAATTCCTCCTAATCCTTCAGACCACCAATGTGTGTGCCGATGAGGTGACTGGTGCCTATTTGGCCAACACGGAAAACTGTGCCGGCTTCTACATCTGCGACGAGCAGAAGGCATACGCCCAAAAGTGTCCCCTAGGCAGTTTCTTCAACAACACGGCCAGCGCCTGTGAGCCTGATACTGCCAAGACCTGCTGGAGCAACTTCTGCATTGACAAGGAAGACGGACAGGCTGTAGCCGACGCCACTGACTGCACAGTCTTCTACCTGTGCTATGGAGGAGCTGCCACCCTGCAAAAGTGCCCAGAAGGCAGCCGTATCGATGTGACCGGCTGGATCTGTGTACCCGGCACCTGTGAGGACACTTCGACTGAACCCTGCGAAGACTCTACCACTACCACCCCGGAACCCTGCGAAGAGGAGACCACCACCGAAATTCCCGAAGGTTGTGATTGTGAGAAAGCCAAGAACGGAGAATTGGATGCAGATCCAGACAACTGCCGTCGATTCTTAGTCTGCCTCAACGGCGTCCTGGAGGAGGGTGGAGACTGTGGAACTGGCAACCGATTCGATGCCGAACTGAGAGTGTGTGTTCCCGACACGGACAACCAATGCTGTGTGTCGGCTGCCTGCACCAATGGCGACGTGAAGGTGGATCCCCAAGACTGCACCAAGTTCGACAAGTGCGTAGATGGCGAGTGGGTTTCCAATTGCTGCTCTTCCGGGGAATACTTTAATGGCGTCCAGTGCGAGACAGATACCGACAATGTGTGCATAGACGGAAGCACTACAATCGCATCAACCACGTCAACCACAGAAATCCCGGCTTCTACGGACGAGTCAACCACCTCTGCGGCGATTCCCACCTCTACCACCACTACGGAACTGACAACCTTTGCTTTCATCGCCGAGTGCAGTGCCCGTGATCTTCCTGCCATTGGCAAGAACTGCTGGAGCTACTCGGTCTGCATGAATGGTCAGTGGCAGCAGGAGACCTGCTCTAAGGACTTCTACTTCGATGCCGCTACAGGCATTTGTCGTCAGGACACCGCCAACGTTTGCCCCGAGAATAGATCGAAAGGATCGAAATCCGCATCCCGTCAGAAGCGTAGCTTGACCTGCCCGGGTGGCATCGAACAGGGCGCCATCATTTGCCATCCCACCGACTGTGATAAGTATCAGATTTGCGAGAACGGCGAGCTCGTGGAGGGCAGCTGCGGCGTCGGAAATGTACTTAAGGGAGGTGTCTGTGTCCCAGATACGGCCGGAACATGCTGGCCCTGCGCCAACAAACCGAACGGCTACCAGATGGCAAATCCGGCCGATTGCACGAGCTACATCACTTGCTGGAATGGCCTGGCTACTGATACGTCCTGCGGCTCTGGACAATGGTACAGCATCAAGGGAGCGTGCGAAGTAGACGTTACTGGCCAGTGCATCAATCCGTGCACCTGCAGCACCGGCGATGTGGCTCATCCGATCTGCACCAAGTACTACCAATGCACCGACGGAGTGCCTACTGTTCTGCAGTGCCCCGCTGGTGAGGCCTTCGACTCCGAGACTTCCGAGTGCTCATCCACGGTGGCTTGTTCTGCTAAGCTGTGTGCTACCGCTGCTGATGATACCACATATCCCGTGGAAGACGACACCAGCAAGTTCTATCTCTGCAAGAACAAGGAGGCCACCATTGTGGCCTGCCCCTCCGAGTCCGCCTATGAAGCTCTACTTGGAATTTGTAAAAGCCAACCCAGCGTAAGTTACCATGCATATTTGTTCAGGATGTGCTGTTCGTAACCTTGTCCTTATAGGCAAACTGTGATCAGACCATCTGCAAGGATGCTGCTGAGGACTATACCTACCCCTCGCTGAGCACCGACACCTCCACCTTCTGCATTTGTCAAGACGGTGAAGGCTACCTCGAATCCTGCGGCTCTGGATTGTTCTTCAACTCAACAACTGGTGCTTGCGACTTCGTATGTAACTTTGGAGATAAGGATTTTCAGCTAGTAATTGGGATTGGTTATTTCTAGACCGGAAACTGCGATCCCCGAGTTTGTGATTCAGCGTCTGAGTACAGCGTCTCTCAGGACTACGAAGACCCAGACAACTTCTGTTTGTGCCGTGCCGGTGAGCCAGTTTCCGTTCCCTGTCCCATTGGATACACTTTCGATGCCGAGGATCTGCTGTGTACCGCAATTAAGATTCCCGATGTAGGTTATGAAACTATATACTTGTACATAAGGAGAAAACTAATTCTCCATATGTTTTTAGCCCCGTTGCTGCTCTAAGGGTTGCCTGGACAAGCCCGACTTCACTAACATTGCGGCTGTAAATACCGACGAAGGCTTCTGCGTCTGCGTGGACGAAGTGCCGACGTTCCAAAGCTGCGAACCCAACACCGCGTTCAATGCCTCCATTGGTGCCTGCATTAGCTCggtaagtttttaaaaagttatgtCCTTTCAGGAGCTTAGAATTCATTTATTTCCTATATATAGACCAGCGTATCCTGTACTCCAAATGCCTGTGATGCCAGCCAATGCGATGACGGCTTGAACTACAATACTTTCGGCGTTGAGAATGACACCTCCGCTTTCTGCTACTGCCAGAGCTCTTGTCCTGTCTTGGCAAAGTGTGCCGAAGGCTCTGAATTTAATCCAGACTTGGGAATGTGTCAAGTAGTTGTCGTTACCCCAAAGGAATGCGATGCGGATCAGTGCGATACTCTGAACAACTTCGCTACCTACCCGGCCGTCTGCGGAGTCGCAGGCTTCTGCGTCTGTGAGGACGGTCTGCCCAGCTATGTGCTCTGCGATGAGGGTACGGAGTTCAATGCCAAGCTCGGACTGTGCAAGGCTCCTCAGGTATGGATCTAAAGCAgtttttcattcaatttttagCGAATTTTTCCACCATTCCAAATCTGACTCAAAAACTGAATACCGTTTATGAATAAGAGCTCCAACAcccttcaatctgcatcaaaaaatctgaaatacataccaaaaaaaaatttaacaaatttttggtcaaaattatGATGTAacccctttgaaaaaattgcgaaaattgcgtccaattttttattgccagattttgatggGGAATGATGCTAATGGATGTTCTGAaatcgggaaggtataacacTTCTGGATCTTCCAAGTATTGCCCGAGCTATGCTCATCTTGCCATCATATCggttttttggtattttggtCTTTTCTCAAAATTTTCCACATCTGACACCTTTAAAAGAACATGGATCTGAAAACAAAGTATTCGATTAAAACTAACCCCCaattttttctcaggattCCAGTGTTACAGCCGAGTGTAGTGCCGCCAAATGCGCAACTCAACCCGACTTGGTACCCTTCCCAACGAATACCGGCGGGGACAACAATCCCAACTTTTGCATCTGTGAAAACGGCGACGTATTCCTTGAAACCTGCGACGCGGACATGGTGTACAGCGCTAGCGCAGAACGCTGTGTTGTCCTTGCAGTAAGtttcataaataaaagaataagtCTCCCATAATTAATGGTCTTTGATATTCCAGGCCTCTGAATGCGTTTGTGAGCCGGGTAAATGCTCTGAAGATTATTGGATCTACCCCGCTTTGAACACCAGCACAGGTTTCTGCACGTGCCTGGATGAAACTCCAGTTTTCAAGAGCTGTGATGAGGGTCAGACCTTCAACTCAGCCGTAGGGGCATGTATGGAAGCTTCGGCCCTTATCAGTGCCACCAGTGCCTGCGACTCCGTTCGATGCCGTGACAGGACTCTAGGGGCGCAAGCTTTTGCAGCCTTGAACACAACAGGTGGTTACTGCACCTGTCAGGATGTCGACACTGCCATTTTCTTCCACTGCGATTCCGGAAAGCTCTTCGACATCAGCAAGGGAATTTGCACCCTCTCCGCCATGATCCAGTGCAACTTGCAGGAGTGCCAGAAGCGTTCCCGCTTTGAAGCCTTTGCCTCGGCCAGCACCCGCACCGGATTCTGCTCATGCGACGATGAAGACCGCATCAGCGTCACCTTCCATCCGTGCTCCGTGGGTCAGTTGTTCGCTCCGGAACTGGGCCTGTGCACCAACTACCACGGCGTCCAAAAGCGCTCCGttgaggctgaggaaaacgtAAGGTCCCTCTCCATGTTCAAGAGATTCTTCCATAAGCTCTTCTAAGCTCTGGGCTCTGGATTAGGCCACAAATAATCCACTATATTATCCTATGACACTACGTGTTATTTACGAGTTACCATTAATGTGAATGTGTTCCGCTTGTTCCACTTCTATACGTATATGACTAACCCATAATATACTCTATACACTATATATGCtctaaaataaattcaaattagaTGAATGAAAACCTTTCGGCCTTTTATTTTCGTGCCTATAGAATGGAACATGTGGATTTGTCTGCTCTCTGAAAAAGATAATTCTCGATGTTTCCAATACCAGAAGTGGTTAGAAATGGGTGTTATTCCTATTATTATGAAGGGGCTTCTTCAAAGAATGATAGAAATTattacataaataaattaataattaatccTATCCCTTGTTCCTTTCTAGGTCTGCGATCTGGACGAGAAGCGCCCTGTGGAAACCAATTGCTCCCAGTACGAAGTATGTATTGACGGCCAATGGCGTCGACGCACTTGCTCCGACCAGCGATACTATAACACGGAACAGCAACGCTGTCTGGAACCCCGAGATGACTTCGTGTGCTCCTTTGCTCGAGTGTCCAATCTTCCTCTATGCAGTAATGTCAGTGAATCGCAGACTGTGCCTGCCAAGAGTGGCATCTGCCAGCAGTACTTCCGCTGCTTTGGTGGCAAGTGGCGGCTGCGCAACTGCGCCAAGCAATACTACTACTCTCCCCAGGCGGGAACATGCCTGCCGATGCCAAAGGATCAGAAACTGGAACCAAATCAGACCATTTGCAGTTGGATGATGACGAGGACATCTGTTAACCTTACGGAGGACTGCCAACAGCTGGCAGTGCGCCCCTCAAAGGCTGGAGGTTGTCAGAGTTACCTAATGTGCCTGGACAACGCCTGGTGGCTGCATCAGTGTCCACTGGGCATGTACTTCAGCAGGGAGCACAACTACTGTCTGCCCAACGACAAGGGTCAGTGCTTGATTAAGGACGATAAAGCTATCTGTTCGGCAGGAGATAGTCGCGCTCTGGTGGGCAGCTGCCATAGCTATGAGCTGTGCCAGGAGGGACAATGGATCAAGCAGCGATGCCAGGAGCGGGAGCAGTTTGAGCCCCTACTAGGCTGCATTCCCAGTGATGGAAGTTGCCAGGCAAACGGAATGCGACGCATCTGCCGGGAAGGCGAGCTCCGATCCAAGACAGAGGAAGACAACTGTTCCCCGGGATTCCTCTTTTGCGAAGATGAGGAGTGGCATCTGGGCAGCTGTCTGAGGGGTCACAGCTATGCGGCAAAGCAAAACAGTTGTATGGTGCAGTCTCAGTGTCAGGTTAAGAGACTTCTTTCGGCGGAGAACAAGTGCCTGGGTCAGTTAGATGGCTTGAGTGTCCCCGATCCCACGGACTGCACTCAATTCTATTTGTGTCTCCAGCAAGAAGCGGCTCTCCTCCAGAGCTGCCCCTCTGGAAGTTTTTATGATTCGGAATCGGGGTACTGCCGCCCAAACGATGGAAGTTGTCAGCTAGCCATCTGCTCTAACGTGGAGGACGGCAAGCTGGTGGCTCATCCTGAGGATTGTCGAGCCTACTACAGTTGCTCTAAAAGGAATGGAACTTCCTTGATTCGCTGCGATGAGGGCCAGTACTTCCACAGCTTCCTCTCCATGTGCCGCGTGGACCACGGGCAGTGCGTGAAGGAGACCAATCAGAATGACACTGATCAGACTACCAAGATGTGTTCTGGACTGCATGGAGTTAGGGTTCCACATGAACTATACTGCAACTTGTACTATGCCTGCGTTAAAGGACTAGCCATTCCGGTGGAGTGTCCTGCTCAGCATCAGTTCAATCCTGTGCTCTCGCTTTGCGAACCGGAATCACAGGCCATCGAGACCTGTCGGAACGGCCAACTGGAGTCCAATAGCAGCCATGCCTATAGCTGCGGGAATCTTGCGGATGGCACATTTCTGGCCAACCGTACAGACTGCACCAGATACTTCATTTGCGCCGGAGGAGTGGCCATGGCCCAGCGATGTGATGCCGGAAGGTACTTTGACTCGGAGCAACTGCTCTGCTTGGTGGACGATGGGTCTTGCCCCTTGGTCGAATCAGTCGGTGACGACGACGAACCCAACAACCAACATATTCCACCAGATCCGTTGGTCTGCGAGGGCAAGCATGGTCATATAATGCCAGATCCCGCCAATTGTAATAACTTCTACATATGTGTTTCCGGAACCCTCCGCCACGAGCTTTGCTATACGGGTTACTTTTTCAACTCCACACTCCAACAATGTCAAGCCTATGAGGTGAATTCTGGCGCGGATTCGACTTCCGAGCAACCAATTGAGTCACAAAGCGGCGATCTAGGCAGTCAGGAAAGAGCTGGATCGTCATTGGGCATTTGTAAGGATAAACCAACTAGTTTTGACACCATCTGCGGCATCATTGGCAGCAGCTTTGTGGCGGAGCAGGGCGACTGCCGTCGCTACACCAGCTGCGAGGATGATTTGGCCATTTCCCAGAGGTGTCGCAATGGTGAGAGCTTTGACAGTCTCCTGGGCATCTGTCGACAAAGTGACGGAACCTGTCTGATGGAGAACGGGGAACGAGTGGGTGTGTGCACCGGAAAGCACGGCCAATTGACGCGGGATGCGGACAACTGCCGAGGATACTTTGTGTGCGTCCATGGGCAGAAGATTGAGGGTCAGTGCGCCCAGGGAGAGTTCTTCAACCGACTGACCAGCTCCTGTGAACCGGATACTCTGCAGCAGTGCAAAACCGAGGGAGACGACACGGTCGCCGGCGACAACATCGGTTAGTTGTGATCTCTTGTGTGGCTGAGTACCGTAATAATctactaaataaaaaataatggtggtggtaagaaaataaaaagtttttaacctggtttatatattaaaatcttaaaagaatAAAGCCATAACTAGATCGGTCATATAAAGCTTATAGAATTTTCTTTCCAGCACTCCCAATCCACCACAGCGTCCTTGATAGCACCTGGTTTGGGAAGGAAAATTCCTTCCCTTAAGCGTCAATAGCTCCGATTAAAACTCCTTTGTGGGGGGCTCTATTGATGGCATAATTTAGAGCTAAATGACGCCACTTCAAATATAAATAAGTGGCATTTGCATACTCCCTAGTGGAGGGGGAAGGGTTTCTAGTATTGtcaatcaaaaacaaaaaggtcCGTGAAACGGTCAACTGGGCACGCACAAGCCCCCGAAAAGACAAAAGGCTTAGCCGTCGTTAATGACGTACATTCAATCAAAATACATTCCCTGCCAAACAATAATAGTACTTACTTCATACGAGTACCCGATATTGTCGCATTCAAGTCTATTTTTATGGTCACGAATGCGAGACATTGGTAATCATCATGGGTGCGATGTTTAGAGTGCCCCTGGGAAGGGATATTATTCAAGACATATATTCAATTGGCCCCCAGGACAAGTCCGCAGGACAAAACTCTATGACGAGTACGAAACACCCCCAACAACTGACGTCACATACATGTAGTATGTATTACCCATGGAGCGGGGAGGGATTTTAAATTAGAAAGCAGAAACACATATGGTATTGAGTCAATATCTCTCTGTAGGCTACTCGTGTGAAAAGTTTATTAAACTTGAAAAGCCTCTCGCAATTACCCGATGGAGCTACGTCCCCCGAAACCCATTAGTCACAAGAGAGAGCCACCGGGGCGAGTACAACTGTGATTAGCTATCTGTTGGCCCTAGTGTCACTGTCCTGGCCAGGAGTTAAAGGACCTATGGTCGGTCATTCGGTCGGGAACCCTCGTCGAGAGTGGTACGCCATTTCCGATTTGGCGGATAGTGTCCGGGTCATATACAGAGTGGT contains the following coding sequences:
- the LOC108122378 gene encoding chitin-binding domain protein cbd-1, whose amino-acid sequence is MKVTLLAVVALTAVTLAIVDAVDPECLYRKIRNLSPHWPNPSSCSSFYRCSSKNVVRRVNCPAGKEYNPKTGKCANAGRGLCNLSLVAPLAETTNVCADEVTGAYLANTENCAGFYICDEQKAYAQKCPLGSFFNNTASACEPDTAKTCWSNFCIDKEDGQAVADATDCTVFYLCYGGAATLQKCPEGSRIDVTGWICVPGTCEDTSTEPCEDSTTTTPEPCEEETTTEIPEGCDCEKAKNGELDADPDNCRRFLVCLNGVLEEGGDCGTGNRFDAELRVCVPDTDNQCCVSAACTNGDVKVDPQDCTKFDKCVDGEWVSNCCSSGEYFNGVQCETDTDNVCIDGSTTIASTTSTTEIPASTDESTTSAAIPTSTTTTELTTFAFIAECSARDLPAIGKNCWSYSVCMNGQWQQETCSKDFYFDAATGICRQDTANVCPENRSKGSKSASRQKRSLTCPGGIEQGAIICHPTDCDKYQICENGELVEGSCGVGNVLKGGVCVPDTAGTCWPCANKPNGYQMANPADCTSYITCWNGLATDTSCGSGQWYSIKGACEVDVTGQCINPCTCSTGDVAHPICTKYYQCTDGVPTVLQCPAGEAFDSETSECSSTVACSAKLCATAADDTTYPVEDDTSKFYLCKNKEATIVACPSESAYEALLGICKSQPSANCDQTICKDAAEDYTYPSLSTDTSTFCICQDGEGYLESCGSGLFFNSTTGACDFTGNCDPRVCDSASEYSVSQDYEDPDNFCLCRAGEPVSVPCPIGYTFDAEDLLCTAIKIPDPRCCSKGCLDKPDFTNIAAVNTDEGFCVCVDEVPTFQSCEPNTAFNASIGACISSTSVSCTPNACDASQCDDGLNYNTFGVENDTSAFCYCQSSCPVLAKCAEGSEFNPDLGMCQVVVVTPKECDADQCDTLNNFATYPAVCGVAGFCVCEDGLPSYVLCDEGTEFNAKLGLCKAPQDSSVTAECSAAKCATQPDLVPFPTNTGGDNNPNFCICENGDVFLETCDADMVYSASAERCVVLAASECVCEPGKCSEDYWIYPALNTSTGFCTCLDETPVFKSCDEGQTFNSAVGACMEASALISATSACDSVRCRDRTLGAQAFAALNTTGGYCTCQDVDTAIFFHCDSGKLFDISKGICTLSAMIQCNLQECQKRSRFEAFASASTRTGFCSCDDEDRISVTFHPCSVGQLFAPELGLCTNYHGVQKRSVEAEENVCDLDEKRPVETNCSQYEVCIDGQWRRRTCSDQRYYNTEQQRCLEPRDDFVCSFARVSNLPLCSNVSESQTVPAKSGICQQYFRCFGGKWRLRNCAKQYYYSPQAGTCLPMPKDQKLEPNQTICSWMMTRTSVNLTEDCQQLAVRPSKAGGCQSYLMCLDNAWWLHQCPLGMYFSREHNYCLPNDKGQCLIKDDKAICSAGDSRALVGSCHSYELCQEGQWIKQRCQEREQFEPLLGCIPSDGSCQANGMRRICREGELRSKTEEDNCSPGFLFCEDEEWHLGSCLRGHSYAAKQNSCMVQSQCQVKRLLSAENKCLGQLDGLSVPDPTDCTQFYLCLQQEAALLQSCPSGSFYDSESGYCRPNDGSCQLAICSNVEDGKLVAHPEDCRAYYSCSKRNGTSLIRCDEGQYFHSFLSMCRVDHGQCVKETNQNDTDQTTKMCSGLHGVRVPHELYCNLYYACVKGLAIPVECPAQHQFNPVLSLCEPESQAIETCRNGQLESNSSHAYSCGNLADGTFLANRTDCTRYFICAGGVAMAQRCDAGRYFDSEQLLCLVDDGSCPLVESVGDDDEPNNQHIPPDPLVCEGKHGHIMPDPANCNNFYICVSGTLRHELCYTGYFFNSTLQQCQAYEVNSGADSTSEQPIESQSGDLGSQERAGSSLGICKDKPTSFDTICGIIGSSFVAEQGDCRRYTSCEDDLAISQRCRNGESFDSLLGICRQSDGTCLMENGERVGVCTGKHGQLTRDADNCRGYFVCVHGQKIEGQCAQGEFFNRLTSSCEPDTLQQCKTEGDDTVAGDNIG